In Excalfactoria chinensis isolate bCotChi1 chromosome 3, bCotChi1.hap2, whole genome shotgun sequence, one DNA window encodes the following:
- the CDC5L gene encoding cell division cycle 5-like protein — protein MPRIMIKGGVWRNTEDEILKAAVMKYGKNQWSRIASLLHRKSAKQCKARWYEWLDPSIKKTEWSREEEEKLLHLAKLMPTQWRTIAPIIGRTAAQCLEHYEFLLDKAAQRDNEEETADDPRKLKPGEIDPNPETKPARPDPIDMDEDELEMLSEARARLANTQGKKAKRKAREKQLEEARRLAALQKRRELRAAGIEIQKKRKKKRGVDYNAEIPFEKKPAPGFYDTSEENYQILDADFRKLRQQDLDGELRSEREGRERKKDKQHMKRKKESDLPSAILQTSGVSEFTKKRSKLVLPAPQISDIELEEVVKVGQASEIARQTAEESGITNSASSTLLSEYSVTNSSIALRTPKTPAAQDRILQEAQNLMALTNVDTPLKGGLNTPLHESDFSGVTPQRQVVQTPNTVLSTPFRTPSQGQEGLTPRGGLTPKPVAGTTPGRTPLRDKLNINPEEGMADYSDPSYAKQMERESRENLRLGLMALPAPKNDFEIVLPENAEKELEEPEVDEAFVEDTADIEARKQALRDAERAKELKRMHKAVQKNLPRPSEVNETVLRPVNVEPPLTDLQRSEELIKKEMITMLHFDLLHHPFGEQPTGKKGKGPGFGTNNAEHMAYLEQNPYEKFSKEDLKKAQDLLAQEMEVVKQGMGHGELSSEAYNQVWEECYSQVLYLPGQSRYTRANLASKKDRIESLEKRLEINRGHMTTEAKRAAKMEKKLKILLGGYQSRAMGLIKQLNDLWDQIEQAHLELRTFEELKKHEDAAIPRRLECLKEDVQRQQEREKELQQRFADFMLDKETFQSKY, from the exons ATGCCGCGGATTATGATTAAAGGCGGTGTGTGGCGGAACACCGAG GATGAAATTCTGAAAGCAGCTGTGATGAAATATGGCAAAAACCAGTGGTCTCGTATTGCTTCCTTACTGCATCGGAAATCAGCGAAGCAGTGCAAAGCCAGATG GTACGAATGGTTAGATCCAAGCATCAAAAAGACAGAGTGGTCAcgagaagaagaagagaaactgtTGCATCTGGCCAAGCTAATGCCAACCCAGTGGAGAACCATCGCCCCGATTATTGGGAGAACAGCTGCGCAATGTTTGGAGCACTATGAGTTTCTGCT GGACAAAGCTGCTCAGAGAGACAATGAGGAAGAAACTGCTGATGATCCCCGGAAACTTAAACCTGGAGAAATTGATCCAAATCCAGAAACCAAACCGGCCAGGCCAGATCCTATTGATATGGATGAAG ATGAACTTGAAATGCTGTCTGAAGCTAGAGCTCGTCTGGCTAatacacagggaaaaaaagcaaaaagaaaagcaagagagaagcagctggaagaagCTAG GCGGCTTGCTGCCCTCCAGAAAAGACGAGAACTTCGAGCTGCTGGGATTGAGatccagaaaaaaaggaaaaagaagaggggTGTGGATTACAATGCAGAAATCCCATTTGAAAAGAAGCCTGCACCTGGTTTTTATGATACATCAGAGGAAAACTACCAGATTCTGGATGCAGATTTCAGAAAGCTACGTCAGCAGGACCTGGATGGGGAATTAAGATC TgaaagggagggaagagagCGCAAAAAGGACAAACAACACATGAAACGAAAGAAAGAATCAGACTTGCCTTCAGCTATTCTGCAGACCAGCGGGGTATCAGagtttacaaaaaaaagaagtaaactAGTGCTTCCAGCACCTCAG atATCTGATATAGAACTAGAAGAAGTTGTTAAAGTAGGCCAGGCGAGTGAGATTGCACGCCAGACTGCTGAGGAATCTGGAATTACAAACTCAGCCTCCAGCACTCTTCTGTCTGAATATAGTGTGACCAACAGCAGCATAGCCCTGAGGACTCCCAAAACTCCGGCAGCGCAAGACAGGATCCTGCAG GAAGCACAGAATCTTATGGCTCTCACCAATGTGGATACGCCGCTGAAAGGAGGTCTTAACACCCCCCTGCATGAAAGTGACTTCTCAGGGGTAACCCCGCAGAGGCAGGTTGTTCAGACTCCAAATACTGTGCTTTCCACACCATTCAG AACACCTTCTCAGGGACAGGAAGGATTAACTCCTCGTGGAGGACTGACTCCTAAACCTGTGGCTGGTACAACTCCTGGTAGAACTCCACTGCGTGATAAATTGAACATCAACCCAGAAGAGGGAATGGCAGATTACAGTGACCCATCTTATGCAAAACAGATG GAGAGAGAGTCTCGTGAAAACCTGCGTCTGGGGCTCATGGCCCTTCCTGCTCCAAAGAATGACTTTGAGATTGTTCTgcctgaaaatgcagaaaaagaactCGAGGAACCTGAAGTAGATGAAGCCTTTGTGGAAGATACTGCAGATATAGAAGCCCGCAAGCAG GCTCTCCGAGATGCAGAGCGAGCCAAGGAACTGAAGAGAATGCACAAAGCAGTTCAGAAAAATCTACCAAGACCCTCAGAA GTTAATGAAACAGTATTGAGACCCGTGAATGTAGAGCCACCTCTAACAGATTTGCAGAGAAGTGAAGAGCTAATAAAGAAAGAGATGATTACAATGCTTCACTTTGATCTTTTACACCACCCATTTGGAGAACAGCCTACTGGTAAGAAGGGGAAAGGCCCAGGATTTGGAACCAACAATGCAGAGCATATGGCTTACTTGGAACAAAACCCTTATGAGAAGTTCTCCAAAGAGGATCTCAAGAAG GCTCAGGATCTACTGGCACAAGAGATGGAAGTGGTGAAGCAAGGAATGGGACATGGAGAGCTCTCAAGCGAAGCTTATAACCAGGTGTGGGAAGAATGTTACAGCCAAGTGTTGTATCTGCCTGGACAGAGCCGCTACACAAGAGCTAACTTGGCCAGCAAGAAAGACAGGATAGAGTCACTTGAAAAGAGGCTTGAG ATAAACAGAGGTCATATGACAACTGAAGCAAAGAGGGCTGCCAAGAtggagaagaagctgaagatTTTGCTTGGCGGTTATCAGTCTCGAGCAATGGGCCTCATCAAACAGCTGAATGATTTGTGGGACCAAATAGAGCAGGCACACCTGGAGCTGCGTACTTTTGAGGAACTGAAGAAACACGAAGATGCTGCTATTCCACGGAGACTGGAG tgtctGAAGGAAGATGTGCAGCGacagcaggagagagaaaaggagctCCAGCAGAGATTTGCTGATTTCATGTTGGATAAAGAGACTTTTCAATCCAAGTATTAA
- the LOC140250395 gene encoding uncharacterized protein, producing MAVSVERAVLEEEVNESEVFEILLPVTVFVLSDDEFLQVEEQAAQVPELTEEKGEAVGSCCLSEGGLRPSCDSEGLNVREEHSGTADQNGSVEYTEEEGIPESMCNSSKLSIGKDAQSHSAALPASPCQTELAEMSEVSGRKECNDGDATAKIPLLSAADCEGRDETTDPGGQLVLPAACGDEELACALADLSDENQEKQPHEEMETALEVEDADSLQNGNSEANGKTNKGSKSEDETPSSVLQHDLKEPELDSDWFIRRCSTSEDVGKLESSASISAVSATPEEHIYRSLTPFSKKRCPRQRVISPCENETKGQQEDLAWLSDSMNIKPLPKASRSTNKRGKIRFNCKLCSSAYKSSVLLKRHVYSAHKNKKIHKCSFCKKTFFFSVNLKKHLKLHKMAKVQKERKNRMSARRVRQRTEERKSERKKKESKYEKYFMKIERDFTSLGVPVIFSCKLCFFDSPNPKIFIHHMKAHKERPPYQCPQCDYSSPSLSYMLNHMYWHAGYKLYKCRFCTFFSLYFASMVRHSYMHTGPKPYTCEFCQSAFTSIRGLKRHRRLHVSEETCKLNVGNGRRTRRTSKSYACDECNVLFYTRGHLNFHKKCHEQHKGSANGYMTQGSEYLKSKGCKIESDSKGCVPVPLSDEDDDLTGGMCKTLVPEMDFVRAGDVQDSKMMCPQRAFTKNSHMRNNAPLFGGRSEVLDSYRMDTVVYKDDPETSYSQIQDTKNNASYYKSEDMWPSSLSVFKLYKCKHCDYATTVQSSFKQHLKMHGDKKLFVCQECNKTYKSSRCLQRHRLLHVKDEYKFSHYFYADSHLDSRGLHREMQVGTYPERDFDSSQGFSGVCSMFASEMYGEQTDTKRDKDDLLSQSQPQFYQCAECEYFTYILSNLRLHIRTHTGEKPYSCSVCQKAFRTSSHLKRHQVLHCNTEHFKCRKCDYSTNKWLSLKQHLASHAVNESSSADSLYEQKPLPVKTYTCEECGYTTVHSGNFKQHQRIHTGEKPFKCGQCGVAFRSSSHLKRHLLTHVKIHCRKCDFSAVGKCVFQKHVKTHRKEKKQKGSKCDVMSSAEKLLANPK from the exons ATGGCGGTGTCGGTGGAGCGGgcggtgctggaggaggaggtTAACG AGTCGGAGGTCTTCGAAATCCTTCTGCCGGTCACTGTGTTTGTGCTGAGCGATGATGAGTTCCTGCAGGTGGAGGAGCAGGCGGCGCAGGTTCCGGAGCTGACGGAGGAGAAGGGGGAGGCTgttgggagctgctgcttgtcTGAAGGCGGCCTGAGGCCCTCGTGTGATAGTGAGGGGTTAAATGTTCGGGAGGAGCACAGCGGGACTGCGGATCAGAACGGCAGCGTGGAGTACACAGAAGAAGAAGGGATCCCTGAGAGTATGTGTAACAGTTCCAAGTTATCTATAGGCAAGGATGCACAGAgtcacagtgctgctttgccGGCGTCGCCGTGTCAAACGGAGCTGGCAGAGATGAGTGAAGTGAGTGGCAGGAAAGAGTGTAATGATGGTGATGCTACTGCGAAgattcctctcctctctgctgctgactGTGAGGGTAGAGATGAGACCACAGACCCTGGCGGCCAGTTGGTGCTACCAGCAGCGTGCGGAGATGAAGAACTTGCCTGTGCTCTGGCTGATCTTTCTGATGAAAACCAAGAGAAGCAACCACATGAGGAGATGGAGACAGCCCTTGAAGTGGAAG ATGCTGATTCTTTGCAGAATGGAAATAGTGAAGCGAACGGCAAAACAAATAAGGGAAGCAAATCTGAAGATGAAACTCCaagctctgttttgcagcacGATTTGAAAGAACCAGAACTGGATTCTGATTGGTTTATTCGCAGGTGTTCTACTTCAGAAGATGTAGGGAAACTGGAGAGCAGCGCTTCTATTTCTGCAGTATCAGCTACTCCTGAAGAGCATATTTATAGGTCATTAACGCcgttttcaaagaaaagatgtCCACGGCAACGTGTCATTTCTCCTTGTGAAAATGAAACTAAAGGCCAGCAAGAAGATTTGGCGTGGTTGAGTGATAGCATGAACATCAAACCTCTCCCTAAAGCATCTCGTTCTACAAATAAGCGTGGTAAAATCCGTTTTAATTGCAAGCTTTGTAGTTCTGCCTATAAaagctctgtgcttctgaagaGACACGTTTATTCGGctcataaaaataagaaaatacataaatgcaGCTTTTGTAAGAAAaccttcttcttttctgtcaacCTGAAGAAGCACCTTAAGCTCCATAAGATGGCTAAGgtacaaaaggaaaggaaaaatcgGATGAGCGCTAGAAGAGTTAggcaaagaactgaagaaaggaagtcggaaaggaagaaaaaagaaagcaaatatgaGAAATACTTCATGAAAATTGAAAGAGATTTTACATCTCTGGGCGTTCCggttattttttcctgcaaacTTTGCTTTTTTGATTCACCCAATCCTAAGATATTTATTCATCACATGAAGGCGCATAAAGAGAGACCACCTTACCAGTGTCCTCAGTGTGATTACTCCAGCCCTAGCTTATCTTATATGTTAAATCACATGTACTGGCATGCTGGGTATAAGCTGTACAAGTGCAGGTTCTGCACCTTTTTTTCGCTGTATTTTGCCAGCATGGTTAGGCATAGCTACATGCACACAGGGCCTAAACCATATACCTGTGAGTTCTGCCAATCTGCATTTACAAGCATCCGCGGGTTAAAGAGGCACAGAAGATTACACGTGAGTGAAGAAACATGCAAACTCAACGTTGGAAATGGAAGGAGAACTCGGAGAACTTCAAAGAGTTACGCATGTGATGAATGTAACGTGCTGTTTTACACCAGAGGTCATCTCAATTTTCATAAGAAATGTCATGAACAGCATAAGGGGAGTGCTAATGGTTATATGACTCAGGGCAGTGAGTATCTTAAAAGCAAAGGATGCAAAATTGAAAGCGATTCCAAGGGCTGTGTTCCTGTACCTCTTtctgatgaagatgatgatctCACTGGGGGAATGTGTAAAACTCTAGTGCCAGAAATGGACTTTGTGCGGGCAGGTGACGTGCAGGACAGTAAGATGATGTGCCCTCAAAGGGCATTCACCAAAAACAGCCATATGAGGAACAATGCGCCTCTTTTTGGGGGTAGATCAGAAGTTCTGGATTCATACAGAATGGACACTGTAGTTTACAAAGACGACCCTGAAACTTCTTATTCACAGATTCAAGACACTAAAAATAATGCTTCGTATTATAAGTCGGAGGATATGTGGCCTTCCAGTTTGTCTGTGTTCAAGCTGTACAAGTGCAAACACTGTGACTATGCTACCACTGTTCAGAGCAGCTTTAAGCAGCACCTTAAAATGCATGGTGATAAAAAACTGTTTGTGTGTCAGGAGTGCAATAAGACCTATAAAAGTTCACGCTGTTTGCAAAGACACAGGCTGCTTCATGTAAAGGACGAATATAAATTCAGCCATTACTTCTATGCAGATAGCCATCTGGACAGTCGTGGATTGCATCGTGAAATGCAGGTAGGCACATATCCAGAAAGGGATTTTGACTCTTCACAGGGTTTCAGTGGAGTCTGTTCGATGTTTGCTTCAGAAATGTATGGAGAACAGACAGATACCAAGAGGGATAAAGATGATTTGCTATCACAGAGTCAGCCGCAGTTCTATCAGTGTGCGGAGTGCGAGTACTTTACTTACATCTTAAGCAACCTCAGACTACACATAAGGACTCACACAGGTGAGAAACCTTACAGCTGCAGTGTTTGCCAAAAGGCGTTCCGTACCTCCAGTCACTTGAAGCGGCACCAAGTCCTGCATTGCAATACGGAGCATTTCAAGTGCAGGAAGTGTGACTATTCCACAAACAAATGGCTGTCCTTAAAACAGCATCTGGCTTCACACGCAGTGAACGAAAGCTCATCTGCTGACTCTCTCTATGAACAAAAGCCGCTACCTGTCAAAACATACACATGTGAAGAGTGTGGCTATACCACGGTTCACAGTGGAAACTTCAAGCAGCACCAGAGAATTCATACAGGGGAGAAACCATTCAAGTGTGGGCAGTGTGGTGTTGCTTTCCGCTCATCCAGCCACCTGAAGCGCCACTTGCTGACTCACGTGAAGATTCACTGCAGGAAGTGTGATTTTTCTGCAGTAGGTAAATGCGTTTTCCAAAAGCACGTAAAAACgcatagaaaggaaaaaaagcaaaagggcAGCAAGTGTGATGTGATGTCGTCCGCTGAGAAGCTTCTAGCAAATCCTAAGTAG